The following coding sequences lie in one Rutidosis leptorrhynchoides isolate AG116_Rl617_1_P2 chromosome 4, CSIRO_AGI_Rlap_v1, whole genome shotgun sequence genomic window:
- the LOC139843176 gene encoding uncharacterized protein, giving the protein MDYDEAMWVIFGDFNEVRFSSERRNTEFLERRAQLFNNFIKDNALLDVTLGEESILESVIMAKNLAKRDIDFGPKPVRVFDEWLKHKDAYDIIKMAWSTKLRNWINDRETLAQKEKTRVEMLKQKARYKWALDGDENSKFFHPYIRQRQHKNNMHGVNAAGAWSSNPSLIKYEARKFFQSLFEKKDSETLKLNSWNGPKLEDQMITDLEANFSKKRF; this is encoded by the exons ATGGATTATGACGAGGCCATGTGGGTGATCTTTGGAGATTTCAATGAAGTAAGATTTAGCTCAGAAAGGAGAAATACAGAGTTTCTTGAAAGAAGAGCACAACTTTTCAACAACTTTATAAAAGATAATGCACTTCTCGATGTTACACTCGGGGAAGAATCTATACTCGAATCAGTGATAATGGCCAAAAATTTAGCAA AGAGAGATATTGACTTTGGACCGAAACCGGTTAGAGTTTTCGATGAATGGTTGAAACACAAAGATGCATACGATATAATTAAAATGGCCTGGTCAACTAAG CTTAGAAACTGGATAAATGATCGAGAAACACTTGCTCAAAAAGAAAAAACACGGGTGGAAATGCTCAAACAAAAAGCTAGATATAAATGGGCATTAGATGGAGACGAAAATAGTAAATTCTTTCACCCCTACATTCGTCAGAGACAACATAAAAATAATATGCACGGTGTCAATGCTGCAGGGGCATGGTCTTCAAATCCATCGCTAATCAAATATGAGGCTCGTAAATTCTTCCAATCCCTTTTCGAGAAAAAGGATTCAGAAACACTAAAATTGAATAGTTGGAACGGGCCGAAATTAGAAGATCAAATGATAACGGATCTTGAAGCCAATTTTTCAAAAAAGAGATTCTAG